In a single window of the Cervus elaphus chromosome 1, mCerEla1.1, whole genome shotgun sequence genome:
- the LOC122700029 gene encoding olfactory receptor 8J1-like yields MAHGNFTQVTEFILTGVSERPDLQIPLFFVFLVIYGLTVTGNLSIITLTSVDSRLQTPMYFFLRHLAIINLGNSTVIAPKMLINFLGKKHTTSYYECAIQLGGFLFFIVAEVLMLAVMAYDRYVAICKPLLYMAVVSRQVCFLLVSLTYLYGFSTSIVTSFSVFSMAYCSLNVINHFYCDTVPLLALSCSDTSFPETAVFVSASTNLTFSITVVVASYFNIILSILKIHSSEGRKRAFSTCASHMTAVSVFYGTLLFMYLQPRNNHSLETDKMASVFYTLVIPMLNPMIYSLRNKDVKAALKRFLTNSCC; encoded by the coding sequence ATGGCTCATGGAAATTTCACCCAAGTCACTGAGTTTATTCTCACAGGAGTCTCAGAACGTCCAGACCTCCAGATCCCACTCTTCTTTGTCTTCCTGGTCATCTATGGACTGACTGTGACAGGCAACCTAAGCATCATCACCCTCACCAGTGTGGACTCTCGACTTCAGAcccccatgtatttcttcctcagGCACTTGGCCATCATCAATCTTGGCAATTCAACTGTCATTGCTCCTAAAATGCTGATCAACTTCTTAGGAAAGAAACACACCACCTCCTACTATGAATGTGCCATTCAGCTAGGAGGGTTCTTGTTTTTCATTGTAGCTGAGGTGCTCATGTTagcagtgatggcctatgaccgctacgtggcTATTTGTAAGCCCCTGCTCTACATGGCAGTGGTATCTCGACAGGTCTGCTTTCTGCTAGTTTCCCTCACATACCTCTATGGCTTTTCCACATCGATTGTGACTTCCTTTTCTGTATTCTCAATGGCTTACTGCTCTCTCAATGTGATCAATCACTTTTACTGTGACACTGTCCCTCTCTTAGCCCTGTCCTGCTCTGATACGTCCTTCCCGGAAACAGCAGTGTTCGTATCTGCATCTACAAACTTGACGTTTTCCATAACTGTAGTTGTAGCATCTTATTTCAACATCATTCTGTCCATTCTAAAGATACACtcatcagaaggaaggaaaagagcctTCTCCACATGCGCTTCACATATGACCGCTGTGTCAGTCTTCTATGGAACTCTGCTTTTCATGTATTTACAGCCTCGAAATAACCATTCATTAGAAACTGATAAAATGGCTTCAGTGTTTTATACGCTGGTGATTCCCATGCTGAACCCCAtgatctacagcctgaggaacaaggACGTGAAGGCTGCCTTGAAGAGATTTCTGACAAATTCGTGCTGTTGA